The sequence TTATATTTGGAGCATTACCATATAATCCAAaatagtttatatttttaacataaaCACATTGAATGAACGAATGCACATTGGTGCAGTTGGTTACTATAATATGGATAGGGTGCATTACTATCGGGGGAAATCTGTCCGTTGGGGGAAAAGCATTAATACAAGCTTTCCTCCAAGAGATTTTACTGACACTTCTATATAATACTATGATAATAGACACCAACTAAAAATTCGTCTGAGCACGTGCCGAAAATAacatatattttcaaaacatgCCTTAAAGTAGGCAATCCATTTGAGTGTAATTTATTCATAGAAACTATTGACATGGAGAAATTTAATCCATTTTCCAGCAGACCACACTTTTTGACCAAATAGTCTAGGCTTTGTTATTTGCCTTTCACACACCTTACCGCCAGAAAGCAAACTTAATTACTAAAAATATCAAAGGGAATCCTGACAAACGAACTAGTTCGATAAAGTCCATTGCACTCCTGTGAGTAAGCATGGTTttacataaattaattttcacaCTTGACTTGTGATTGAGTAATAAAGGCGATGAAAGCAGTGAATCCCCTGTTGAAAGCCCGTCACGCACCCCAGACGCGGTGTCTCCACCTGCCTGCTGCAGgtaaatatttacttttaccTGTACTTGTCGACCGTACTGATAACCCTAGCCCCCACTCACCTGATTGATGATACTGAGGCGCCGCTCGAAGCTGAAGGCAATAACGCAGAACAAACAAATCGCAATGGAGACAACAGAATGTTGCAGGAAAAATGTCATGCAAACGCAGAACGAGGGTGTTACATCCAGCGAGACGAGCAGCCGGAAAACTCCCACGAAATAGACGCCCAGGATCAGGAGTTTGAAGATCAATACCAGAAGCGAGTACCGGAATATCCTCGAGTACTTCACCCGTATTCCAATGTTCGAAAAGTTCGTATCCAAGCTGTGCAAAATGGTTAGGGTGCCTAAAAGCTTGCAGCGTTTTAGGATTGCCGAGGTATAGATTACAGCACCGGCTATCAAACCATTGAAGATCTGCAGGCGATCACCCACAGTGGAGATCTCGGTGCGGAAAAAGTAGCCCACAATGGATTCTCCCTGCCGCAAGGATGAGATATAGCAGAATCCGCAGAGGCAGATGTAAATAAAGATGTTGAAGACGCCGAAGCAGGACATTTTCAGGTAGGATTCTCCCATTTTCCGACGAACCACATGGAATGGCGTTAATCCGTATAGAAAAGTTAGAAAGAACAAAGGACGCAGGGCCTCGTAGACCTGAGAGGATATAAAGTATTTGCGCACCCGACGCAGTGCGGACATAATGGCGAAATCGAATTAATATAAACCGGAAGCGGAAATGAAAACAGAGCCAGGACAAGCGATTCGCACAACCGTTCGGATGAAAGTGCCAACGCGAACTGGTTGGCCAAAACGGAAAACAGCGACTGCTAGGCGACGGATGCAAACGAAGTGAGCTTAAGGATAATAAAGGGAGGGGGTGGAGTCAAGTGAAGTGGGCTAAAAAGGatataaaaaagaaatgcCGGTTGCGGAAAGCTCATTATCATGTTGTCTAGGATTCACAACAACAAGTGGCAGGCTATGGCAACAAGTGTTATCGTTTTCTCACTCTGTCAAGCTATCAGTGATGGCAAGTGGTTTAATTTTAGAAGCCCAGGAAGTGGACATTCAAAATACTATAATTTaataaaggtagttaaaaactATGTTGGATTTTCTAGTTATAGGCCTAGTATTCAACCCACCCAAAAGTGGTCCAAATGCTTTTGGACGACTTTTTGTTAAGTTGAGTACTAGGCCATAGTTAGAAACTATGTTAGAGTTTATTTCTAGTAACCGTAAATAATAATAGTCCaatttttatacttttataattttctttATTATGGGACTCCTAAGAaaacttaaaataataatatttgatttttaagtCCATTTTgatataaattattataaaatttttttttttcgattaagTCCTTAAGAAGTGATAATTACTTACTAAAATGTGGAATGGGCCAGTTGAAagtatttttgtaatattCCACAATATGAAGAACCTACGCTTCATATATTTCGTATAATAGAAAGAATCTTAATAATCATCTCTGTGTCCTTCAAAACACAGATGCCTTGAATTTAATTCAGTTGTTTAAAGTATTAAGATAACAGTCGCCGAGTGTGCGAGTATCCATGTGAGTTCGCTTCGTGACGGGCAATTCATTATCTTCATTATCAAGAGACACTCGAGTAATCGCATATCTGGTCACACTCGAATATAATGGTGGATGTGGTATGGAAATGATGGGGAAGGATGTCAAAGGGGAGTTGTTCCTGTCCATTGCCTTTGCCATAAGCTGATCAGATTTCTCCATTCAGTTTGCTTCTTGTGCAAAGGGAACTGGGGATTACTCTGATTGACAGGTGATATATGATGATTGGGTGGGTGGTTATTTTTTACAGATAACTTGAAATTGTTGATAGACGGATTGCTTTTATAAAACACGATAAATAGTAAACAAAGAAAGTCGTTGAACACGGAAATAGTTCAAGTCTAATTTATTGAGAAAATATCTTTGTTTTTGCAGGTATTTATCAATACCCCAAATATTCATAGTTCACTTTTAAtggttttttatattaaattattgtattaaaggtattaatattattttatcaGGACTCACCTTGTGCAAACAGGCGATCCTTCGCTGGACCGTTCTCGTCATCAGGCAGAACATGCATATGGTGATGGAAACGACCAGAAGTTcgtacacaaaaataaaaatcagctGCCATGAGGCGTACACCTCCATTTTGGCAAGGCAAACTAGACAGGTGGTCAGAAGGATAGTATCAACGATTACGACCACTGATATGACCAGGACAACCTGGCCCACAACGGCCTTGAAATTGACAGGACTTCGTAAACGATCTAGTTGCTGATCTGCTTGCACCATGGTCTTCACAGATTTTAGAAAGTGTTTTCGCAGGAGCAGCGGGATGATAAAGGTAAATATGGCCACTATAATGCCTCCTATGTCGTGGAGTTTTGTGCTAAACTGGGACACATGATTGCTCATAAAGTAGCCAATTAAACTCTCATTGCTCAGATTGATGTAGCTGTAGCAATACGCGAGCAGCAGCCAGCGAGAAATGGCATTTAGGAATCCGTACCAAGATGGTGCCAAGACACTTTCTCCCTGCGAATTTCGCCTCACCAAGTACGGTGTAATGCCCATGGCAAAGGCAATAGCCACCATCAGGGAAATGGACCCATAACAATCCCGGGCACTCAGCCAGTAGCGAACTCGACCTCGGAACCCGCGAAAAGTATCTACTCCGTAGCGGATCATTGCTAGAAtccgaataaataaatttcccaATTGAGGTGAAGCCATTTCGCTGAAGTGCAGTCCTTATCGTAAATTAAATTGGTGCGATATGGTATGGTAATTGATAGTCTATACTTACGCAGCCATGGCAACCAATTTATTGGAATATCATTAATTTATATCTAACTATTAGCCGATGGAATTATATCCTAATCGAAATTCGGTCAGGTAATTGTAGGAAGGTCGTCACCATTAAACACGTGGTTGGAAGGCTTTAACAAGCATATTTTGAAAAAAGTCCCAAGAATTTTAAGAATATGGCAATTTCGGGCATTAATGTAAGATTAATTTAAAAGATGTGTAACAAAAGCCCTACAAAACGTATAGTACAAAAGAACAACTTAAGATTacttatataaaaataaatgtttttttgttgataCGTTTATCATTAAATTTGACGTTggaatttatttatgtgtttATGTTAGTCGGCACACAATACtatgacatttttttttaacttagtAAGTGCTGAGATGAATCGTAGGATATGCCTATGTTAGAATCATCACCAATTTTCGTACAAAACTAGCGCGCTAACATAAAATGTTCATATGTGgcacaaattaataaaattaagaaACCCTAGCAACATCTGAACCTGATCGAAACTCACTGTTCTGCAATACGAGAATACCCTACTTATTGGTTTTACGCAGCTATATCGATACTATATCGATAGTGACGCAAGTACACCACTGGCCCTAAAAGTACGGAcgccatttttaaaaatggacaTGAAAGCGCAAATCATGTGGCAAGAATCTTATTTTGGGTTGGAAAATAACGCCACATTGCAAATTATGGAGAAAACCTCTATAAGGAATACGGCGTTCGGTATGAAGATCGAGGACGAAAGAACATTGTCCTTCAGCCAACTAAATGAAGTTTCTACTGAGATGCCCCTGACATGCGTCGAGAAAGTGAAACTTTTCCAAAGAGAGGTAAACAAGTTACCAGGTTATTATGCGACATCATAATGACTAGCCAACACCTTTTCAGGCTGCTTCCAAAGATTATCTGGAGCTTGGCCAGGACTTTCAAATGGTCCCCAGCAGCACTGCAACACCCCAAGTCGTTTCTACACCGTGGGGTCTGGTGGATCAGGCAGCAAGCAGCAGTACCGAGTCTTATATCTGTCAATTTCGGAGTCTCTTAGGTTATTGCAAAATATTAGCGAATCTAGCCAATCTTTTGCAGAATGGCGAATGTTATTGATTTCAAAACTGTTTTAGATACCCTCAACTAATATTGGTTTTGTATTAAGGACCATTGTTTTATATTTCAGAATCAGCCGAATCAGCTTTCAGCAGCTTTTCCGGATCGGGCTGCGGAGAAAGAGCTACTTTACCTGGTAATTCCATGGCAGCGCCAGCAATGGGGCCCTGGAGGCCTTGGGCTCTAAAGAAAGAAGTCACTGAGCTATATTCAAGCGAAAAAAGCCCTTTGGAGGCTACATCACCAGTGGCGGAGGAGAATCAGAACCATGACAATAAAGTCAACGAGCCCGAGAAGTCAGCCAAAGCGGTAAAAGTGGTACCTCCAAAGACGATTGAAAGGGCCTCGGTAAAAAGTGGTTCCAAACGGAAGAGGGAAGAGGAGCGGCTAAAGCAGGAGGTAGAAGAACTAAAGCGAATGATGCGAGAAAAGCGTAAACACAAAGAAGCCTTTGTCGCCCTTCTCGATTCCCTACATGAGAAAGGCATTCTCACCTACATGTCGCAATGGGATGAGCTTTACCCGATCATATCCAAGGACTATCGATTTTTAGACATCTTCGGACCTCACGATTCCACACCTCTGGATCTCTTCAACGACTATGTTGAGATCCTAAGGTCCGATGTGGAACAGAAAATCGTTCGTAAGATACTTAAGGAAAGATCATTTGTGGTCCAGCCAAACACGTCCTACAAGGACTTTGCTAGGATTGTGTTTCAGGATAGACGCTCGGCCCGCTTGGATAAAGACAATGTGATGGTCACCTACGGTTCTCTGCTTAAGAAGGTAATTCTGAGTTATATCTAACTGACTTTATCAAtattgaattaattttatttccagGCGAAGGAGGATAACAGAGAGCGGATACAGGCGTTAAGGCAGCTGCGGAAGCTGGAATATGAGGTTAAGGACAAGTGGCTAAGGGCCGAAGTCTCAGTAGCCGAACCCTACAGGAATGCCAAGAAACTGGTAGAGCACTTGGAGGCATTTGACTTCTACGATAGGAAAATAGGCGTGAGAAAAATATGGAAGGACTTTATCAATGAATGCGAAGATGAAGTGAGCCAGATGTGTAACAATTACTATCGACAATACCCTGATTCGAAAAATAACAAGAAGTACTAAGCTGGAAGTGGAAAAGTCAAATCGATCGATCGGAGACTCAAACTTGCAATTTACGACTACATTCatacatatgtaaatataaaCTTAAAGTAAAATTTTTTGCGCTCATAACATAATAATCTTAAATAATCTTTATAACGCAAAAGAATGTTGAATATGAATATTTTTGGTCCCCGaattaaagaaataaacaaattgtatCACCAGAACGAAGAAAACTGTTCTGCATTTCGATAGCTTAGTATATAACCTTATTTGTATCTCATTCCTATATCGATATTATATCGATAGCGGTGTTTGTGCACCACTGATCGCAAAAGTACGGACGCCATTTTGTAAAAAGTGGACACAAAAGCGTAATCCATTATGCGGGAATTATATTTATGTTGTCCTTAAACAGTCCTAAAACAGTGGGATCCAGAAGGGAGAAAACTTTTTAGGAAGAAAACGGTCTTTGAAAAGGAGACCAAAGATACCTCTCCGCGAGAAGGTAAGCCAATTATTGTCTTTACGCAACTTTGTTCCAACAATCAAACACCCTTTTCGCAGCAACACTTCATCAACCCCACGTGGAGAGTGTCCACTTTAGATTACCCTGTCCAATCTGATGGATCAGAAACAGCCGGTGCCAGCATCCACGCCTTCTACCCTAGGTAACCAACTTAAGTACACTTATGGATCCATGTGTTGTACAATGTATATTTCCTATAAACTTCATACATAAGTCGGGGACACTCTTGACTTCGATTAGCACCCCTGCGATTTTTATAgatttgttgtatttttagATTTTGAATCCGCTTTTAGCAGCGGAATAGGTTCTGACTGCGGAGGAACTCCTCCTTTACAAAATACTTCGACTTTGGCAAGACCAGGATTAGGGCCATGGAGGCCATGGTTCCTGGAGAAAGAAGACCCAAAACCATATACCAAGGAGAAAGACCAATCAGATGATGCGTCCGCAGAAGCGAAAAAGAATCTGAGT is a genomic window of Drosophila suzukii chromosome 2L, CBGP_Dsuzu_IsoJpt1.0, whole genome shotgun sequence containing:
- the LOC108015506 gene encoding uncharacterized protein; translated protein: MDMKAQIMWQESYFGLENNATLQIMEKTSIRNTAFGMKIEDERTLSFSQLNEVSTEMPLTCVEKVKLFQREAASKDYLELGQDFQMVPSSTATPQVVSTPWGLVDQAASSSTESYICQFRSLLESAESAFSSFSGSGCGERATLPGNSMAAPAMGPWRPWALKKEVTELYSSEKSPLEATSPVAEENQNHDNKVNEPEKSAKAVKVVPPKTIERASVKSGSKRKREEERLKQEVEELKRMMREKRKHKEAFVALLDSLHEKGILTYMSQWDELYPIISKDYRFLDIFGPHDSTPLDLFNDYVEILRSDVEQKIVRKILKERSFVVQPNTSYKDFARIVFQDRRSARLDKDNVMVTYGSLLKKAKEDNRERIQALRQLRKLEYEVKDKWLRAEVSVAEPYRNAKKLVEHLEAFDFYDRKIGVRKIWKDFINECEDEVSQMCNNYYRQYPDSKNNKKY